The following are encoded in a window of Ignicoccus islandicus DSM 13165 genomic DNA:
- a CDS encoding aldehyde ferredoxin oxidoreductase N-terminal domain-containing protein: protein MKVRSWPWNPIQVDLEEGNWEKLKLEAKGIIEAGVKLHYEKETFRGSPLENNLLVLGLGPFARGPFYGANRMIAVFRSPMTYGLHVSACGGVGFQFSYSGTSLVALKGKSKPSVVVIEGDSNGVKDVKIENVDPNFVYNYSSEYKGIFSLSKYLFDKYGEGRGIVVGPYAFKSPTASLVSVFLPHGEVSPWSVDFFGRGGPGSVMAQVHGVLAIYATGTFQPDEIDPNLPDEISKKVFGRNYVQVVLEATKKYRYDPQIGSGGTFGVNYVYYKDLIPMFAYNSMYYPQQVRVMLSNWALRYFWKPFQDETILGRIWGSCGEPCPAVCKKVWRGTKIDYEPANAMGTLIGIFNLELTRELIEVVDSNGMDAIEMGHEISWLFDLIKNKLLDYDELDLDEEPNLDPLNFDPIEDSERNFRVAKRLLELFVNGGNEIVDLIATKGLRKAAKILDKKFEYRVSNKGAKFEDFAVYVAFGEEGYMTPNLYWAPGMVAPLYVLGRYWTNYKPTFMEPEEFAVSSFERALKELLVDNAGICRFHRKWAEKMLGEMYELVLGEGISTEYAKEIYRKVAEYNEMANAEPVPWESRKTVDVVATMARHVMNERWIEEFEKGNALEWWKRFKQKIDQILWS from the coding sequence TTGAAAGTAAGATCGTGGCCCTGGAATCCCATTCAAGTTGATTTAGAAGAAGGAAACTGGGAAAAATTGAAACTTGAGGCTAAGGGAATAATAGAAGCTGGAGTTAAACTCCATTACGAAAAAGAGACCTTTAGGGGATCCCCCCTAGAGAACAACCTACTGGTTCTCGGACTGGGACCCTTTGCGAGAGGTCCATTTTACGGTGCAAACAGAATGATTGCAGTCTTCCGGAGTCCAATGACATATGGGTTACACGTATCCGCTTGCGGCGGAGTAGGTTTCCAATTCTCTTACTCCGGTACTTCCTTAGTAGCGCTTAAAGGAAAATCCAAACCTTCCGTGGTTGTAATAGAAGGAGATTCGAATGGAGTCAAGGACGTAAAGATCGAGAATGTGGATCCGAACTTCGTTTACAACTACTCGTCTGAATATAAGGGTATATTCTCATTATCGAAATACTTGTTCGATAAGTATGGAGAGGGGAGGGGTATAGTAGTTGGACCTTACGCCTTCAAGTCACCTACTGCTTCGCTAGTTAGCGTTTTCTTACCACACGGCGAAGTGAGTCCTTGGTCCGTTGATTTCTTTGGCAGAGGAGGTCCCGGAAGCGTAATGGCGCAAGTGCACGGAGTTCTGGCAATATACGCTACCGGAACTTTCCAACCTGATGAAATAGATCCTAACCTACCCGATGAAATTTCCAAAAAGGTATTCGGGAGAAACTACGTTCAAGTAGTTTTGGAAGCAACCAAAAAGTACAGATACGATCCTCAAATAGGTTCCGGTGGTACCTTTGGAGTCAACTACGTTTACTACAAGGACTTGATTCCGATGTTCGCATATAATAGCATGTATTACCCGCAGCAAGTTAGGGTAATGTTATCGAATTGGGCCCTTAGGTACTTCTGGAAACCGTTTCAAGATGAAACGATACTTGGGAGGATTTGGGGAAGTTGCGGAGAACCTTGTCCGGCGGTTTGTAAGAAGGTTTGGAGAGGTACTAAAATCGATTACGAACCAGCTAATGCCATGGGAACTCTAATAGGTATATTCAACCTCGAACTCACGAGGGAATTAATAGAAGTCGTTGATTCTAACGGCATGGACGCAATAGAGATGGGCCACGAAATATCGTGGTTGTTTGACTTAATTAAGAACAAACTATTAGATTACGACGAACTGGACCTTGATGAAGAACCTAACTTGGATCCTTTGAACTTCGATCCGATCGAAGACAGTGAAAGGAACTTCAGAGTAGCTAAGAGGTTACTGGAATTATTCGTTAACGGGGGCAACGAAATAGTTGACCTAATAGCTACGAAGGGATTGAGAAAGGCAGCCAAAATACTGGACAAGAAGTTCGAATATAGAGTTTCGAATAAGGGAGCGAAGTTCGAGGACTTCGCTGTTTACGTGGCCTTCGGTGAAGAGGGCTATATGACGCCCAACCTCTATTGGGCTCCGGGGATGGTTGCACCCCTTTACGTTTTAGGTCGATATTGGACCAATTACAAGCCTACGTTTATGGAACCGGAAGAGTTCGCCGTTAGTTCCTTCGAGAGAGCATTGAAGGAGTTACTGGTAGACAACGCTGGGATATGTAGATTCCACAGGAAGTGGGCCGAAAAAATGTTAGGGGAGATGTACGAATTGGTTTTGGGTGAGGGAATTTCGACCGAGTATGCAAAGGAAATCTATAGGAAAGTAGCTGAATACAACGAAATGGCTAACGCCGAACCCGTTCCTTGGGAGAGTAGAAAGACGGTGGACGTAGTGGCTACGATGGCAAGACACGTTATGAACGAGAGATGGATCGAGGAGTTCGAGAAGGGCAACGCTCTCGAATGGTGGAAGAGATTCAAACAAAAAATAGACCAGATTCTATGGAGCTGA
- a CDS encoding roadblock/LC7 domain-containing protein has product MSTITPLKKVLNDMVKVEGIKSVMVISKDGFVIDYVVSTGEIDVESIAAMLVTIYGAVKRFGEEFNLGDAELTTVEYQEGKVLLSDIGDAIVVIITEKDALLGRVRYEIKRQKDRLQAALAA; this is encoded by the coding sequence ATGAGCACCATCACACCTCTCAAGAAGGTACTCAATGATATGGTAAAAGTCGAAGGCATCAAGTCAGTAATGGTAATTTCCAAAGACGGTTTCGTTATAGACTATGTAGTGAGTACAGGCGAAATAGACGTAGAGAGCATTGCAGCAATGTTAGTGACGATTTACGGTGCCGTAAAAAGGTTCGGTGAGGAATTCAATCTAGGCGATGCTGAACTGACCACTGTTGAGTATCAAGAAGGTAAGGTGCTGTTGTCTGACATAGGCGACGCTATAGTAGTTATTATTACGGAGAAAGATGCCCTACTCGGAAGAGTGAGGTACGAGATAAAGAGGCAGAAGGATAGGCTACAAGCCGCTCTAGCGGCCTAA
- a CDS encoding glycosyltransferase has protein sequence MKKTKYIAIGNTSCKRDKKLLSISIYLNICGDNKERFLKALDSLISSSWDCHEIALVDNGSNDATFEVLKEFVVSKEDELISMGKRIHLIKLSKNLGFARANNIAYYSLYQKYGPFDYVALVNNDVILTKSSFKKTIKVLESDKRIAGVQGFLLNPSESVFDSGPLYWSIGFFSTPRPLQSFIRVPSVALYPQIVGYLDGAFSVYRGEVIDEVGFFNVDTFMYGDDYVLGAKIYEKGYVLIYVPVYIGKHYRGLTRKLAHYKILKCLNKNELVFSKKSLVVPPALVNLGALVSLIDLTSRIIFMRTLLFLLRSNYSFREKIRSKIIEYEAALEGILSALIWKPKDPFPKYRGPAIVNDLLLTIPFAYDLSLKINKDLTACDAIEYYIRRKFLTIMKTIFNKA, from the coding sequence TTGAAGAAGACTAAGTACATTGCTATAGGAAATACTTCTTGTAAGAGAGATAAAAAGTTATTGTCAATTTCGATATATCTGAATATATGTGGAGATAATAAAGAGAGATTTTTAAAAGCATTGGATAGTTTGATAAGCTCGTCTTGGGACTGTCACGAGATCGCATTAGTAGATAACGGATCTAATGATGCTACGTTCGAAGTGTTAAAGGAATTTGTTGTGAGTAAGGAAGACGAATTAATTTCTATGGGTAAGAGGATACATCTCATAAAACTAAGCAAGAACTTGGGTTTCGCTCGCGCTAACAACATTGCTTACTATTCTCTTTATCAAAAATATGGCCCCTTCGATTACGTTGCCTTGGTGAATAACGACGTTATACTAACTAAGAGTTCGTTCAAGAAGACGATAAAGGTATTGGAGTCTGATAAGAGGATAGCTGGTGTGCAAGGATTTCTTCTGAATCCAAGCGAGTCAGTTTTCGATAGTGGTCCTCTGTACTGGTCTATAGGTTTCTTCAGTACACCTAGGCCTCTTCAATCATTTATAAGGGTACCCTCAGTAGCCCTCTATCCCCAAATAGTAGGTTACCTAGATGGCGCATTCTCAGTTTATAGAGGTGAAGTGATAGACGAAGTAGGATTTTTTAACGTTGATACATTTATGTATGGGGACGATTACGTACTAGGGGCTAAAATATATGAGAAAGGATACGTCCTTATTTACGTACCTGTCTATATAGGGAAACATTACAGAGGACTTACGCGTAAGCTGGCTCACTATAAGATTCTAAAGTGTCTGAACAAAAACGAGTTGGTATTTTCGAAGAAGTCGCTAGTTGTTCCTCCTGCCCTAGTTAATCTCGGAGCATTGGTATCATTAATTGACTTAACTTCTCGTATAATTTTCATGAGAACTCTCTTATTCTTGCTGAGAAGTAATTATAGCTTTAGAGAGAAAATACGTTCCAAGATAATAGAATATGAAGCTGCCCTAGAAGGCATTTTATCTGCATTAATTTGGAAACCGAAGGACCCGTTTCCTAAGTACAGAGGTCCAGCAATAGTGAACGATCTACTACTGACTATACCGTTCGCATACGATCTGAGTTTGAAAATAAATAAGGACTTAACTGCATGTGATGCAATAGAATATTATATTAGGAGAAAATTTTTGACCATTATGAAAACCATATTCAATAAAGCTTAA